Proteins co-encoded in one Myotis daubentonii chromosome 8, mMyoDau2.1, whole genome shotgun sequence genomic window:
- the LOC132239048 gene encoding protein WFDC10B-like, protein MPTQALLPILLLCVLLLQAQGGPRNKNKMQSVKACQKRPSVYLCNNHCSYFLKCPNSNTICCSTYCGNVCMNRL, encoded by the exons ATGCCAACCCAGGCTCTGCTGCCCATCCTGCTTCTCTGTGTTCTGCTGCTGCAGGCCCAGGGAGGACCCCGTAATAAGAACAAGATGCAGA GTGTCAAGGCCTGTCAGAAGCGGCCCAGTGTATATCTTTGCAACAACCACTGTTCATATTTCCTAAAGTGTCCCAATTCCAATACCATATGCTGTTCAACCTACTGCGGGAATGTTTGCATGAACCGCCTGTGA
- the WFDC9 gene encoding protein WFDC9 → MKTWVLLLIMSICGVVMLLPVLGGVWNLADIKEIKQCWVQPPLQFCSVRCTRIHGCLKSNYTCCWTFCGNICLNNEEPYKTLLKKSEAPAGSP, encoded by the exons ATGAAGACCTGGGTTCTCCTCCTCATCATGTCCATCTGTGGGGTTGTGATGCTTCTGCCTGTGCTGGGAGGTGTCTGGAACTTAG CTGATATAAAAGAAATTAAGCAGTGCTGGGTACAGCCTCCATTACAGTTTTGCAGCGTAAGATGCACTAGGATACACGGatgtttaaaatcaaattatacaTGCTGCTGGACCTTCTGTGGAAACATCTGCTTGAACAATGA GGAACCCTATAAAACACTGCTAAAGAAATCCGAAGCTCCCGCTGGCTCACCATGA